The Halichondria panicea chromosome 8, odHalPani1.1, whole genome shotgun sequence DNA segment GTTAGTACATGTCATCTTACAAGCAGCCCATTATATTGTCTTTTGGCTTCAACTAGAGAAGAGTCTATTGGTTAATTCTAACTCAATTGAATGAGCTACTCTGAAAGGATCAAAGCACATGTTTTATATTATTTCTGGCACGACCTAAGGCCTTTAGTGTTAAACACGCTATAACCATGGCAGCTGTGTACGTTGATACAAGACTCACGAGGTGGTCGATACAACATTTAGCTTGAATCTTGTTAAGAAATAAACACTTGTCCCACCATTTCTTGTATGACTTGTTTTTCAATTTGACCAACTGTTTTTTACTAGTGTAGTGTCTGTATAGCTAGTGGTCAATCAAAACCATTAAGAGCGATCGTAACCCCACACCATTGTTTGAAACACAATCCAACTGTTTATTGGGAGTAAACCAGGCCCCCCTAACACCGCCAGTGCCAGCCAGGCTGTGAAGCACTTTTAACTGCTACACATCTGAGCTATCATTTTAACCACACCATTATACAGGCACTGAGTATAATTTGATTGTGCCCTAATTGGATTTTGATTGTTGAAGCACTTTTGTGGTCATTGTGGGTATAAAAGCACGGAAAACATTTCCTCTCTGTAAGCTGAGTACATTTTTTAAAAGTTTAGTTTTGAGAGCTAAAGTTGACTAGTGGCTAGCTAACGTTAGCTAACTGAATGTGTATAGTTGTGCTACTGTTCACAAGATGCTTGCATTTTTCAAGGTCAGTTTACGGTAAATGTATACCATGCAGCTGTGTGTTTGCATGTCTATCAGTAGTTTTGGTtcctataatacatgtacattgcgCCTGTTTGTATAAAATGATTCGCCAGGCGCATCCCGTAATTTGTAAAATTATAGGCATTTATACGGTATTATATAGCGCCGGCAATAAAATCCCATGCaaccaccccaccccccttcAGGTAAGAGAGCAAGAGATACTGGAGAACCAGGCCCTCAAGGACAGAGCTGCTCTCAGCCAATCCAAGGGACTGCAGACCAGACGTTTGCCCAAGAACTATGTTTCCAAAGTGCCGGTAGACTACGCAGACCGACGAAGAGCCCAGAGCTACACCGCCCTCTCCACCGCATTGTCTAGCGAGGGCACAGACGGAGGCTCCACCCCTGAAATATCGGAGGAAGAGAGGAAACAAAGAGTGAGTAAAAGAGTAATACGTTCAACTATTAGGACATGGATACCAACTGAAATCAactctttgaacggccataactttcgTTGCCcccaaaatattaattttatgatattTTGAGAAGCTTATAATGAACTCGTTAAGATACCTTAAAATctaaagtctattttgggcctgaTAGTAGCCCATTACATTAGTGTCCGCTAATGCATGACGTACCAGCTGTGACAATGCACTGACTGGTACTTGTACCCTCTGTATTAGGAACAGTTGCTCTTGTTGCTTACACTAATTGCCCCATTCTCAGCTCATTATCATGTAATTTGTCTCCTTTTGAGGGCTAGGCTCTCATGATTATGATTGTCTGGTGAATTAGTCACCAAGTAACCGTGTTAGCATTGCCTAAATGAATGGTCCTCATGTTGAACAACTTGTTCCGTCACATTAAATCTCTATATGATCAATGACTGCCTTGCAATCTCACAGTTGTCAGTTTGGAGACTTTTAGCTTTAGATCATTCGTGGTAAAGTACTACTGCACCCAGTGTAGTCTATAATACTATTTCATTTTATTTCAAGTATAATTCGTAATTATAATCTACCTTGAAATAGAGCTCCCTAAGAACTGCAGAATTGTCAATATTTTTCTTTTCTCACAGATTTTGTCTCGGTCTGGCATCAGCCAAGGCTCAAACCCTCTGGCTGCTCTGGGCAACATACTCAAGAGAAAGAACTCACTTCGAGGAAGCAAATCGCCGAAATCACCGAAGAAAGATAAGAAAACTGATTCTCCACGCTCCACACCCAAAATGAAAAAGAAAGACTCTCTAGGCACACCAGATGCTGCTAGCGTATCGAAAGGATTTTTTGGCAGTTTGCGACGTTCGGGTTCACGAAACTCTGGCAGGAAAAAGGGGAAATTCGATAGTGTCAGTGCGACGGCAAGTGCTAATGTTTCGACGGAAGATCTACGAGCGGATAACGCCAGTGTCCTCAGTATGCCCATTCATCCGTCCCCTAGACGATTAGAAGACCCTGTCACTACAAGCACACCTATCAAGAAACCAAACTACGAGAGAGAAGCCGATAGTCCAACTACTCCGCAACACACTACTATTGCCACGAAAACGCCTCTCAATGATCGTTCATTTGCGAGCCCCGATAATCACAGAAATAGTTCCCTATTTAGAGAGCCCTCCGTCGAGAAACTTTTTGATTCCGACTCATCCAATCTTTTCGGTTCCAGTGAGCTAGCCGCTTTTTTTATGAAGGAAAAAGAAAGTACACCCGAACGCAGCATTCCAGAGTCTAAAAAGGAGGAGTCTAAAGAAGTGGAGGCTCCACCTACTAGTAAGGTAGAAGTCAAAGCATCCATATTGCGTCAACCTGAATCTAAGAGTAACATTCGCTCCCGGTTGCATGCGTACGAAAGGGCCTCCACTAGCGATAGCACCAGCAAGCCCCCACCCCTCGTTGAGGAAGGCAGCAAAGATGAACAAAAGGAGGTGAAACAAGGCACTAAAGATGAAAAAAAAGAGTCTGTAAATAAAGACACCATTTTGAAGGAATCTGCGAAACCAGTGCCAAGAGGAAGCAAAGGAAAAAAAGACGATATTAAAAAGGAGCCTACCAATAAAGTCAGTGACCTTTTCGACGATCTTGAAGATGATGATTTATTCGGACCTACCAAAACACCAACATCACCCTCGTCAAAACCCAGCGCCCAATCAGATTTAGACAAGAAAAAAGCCAGTTTGTTTGAGGATGAACTTTTCCAAGACGACGCCCCTAAATCCAAACCACCACCTGTCAAAAAAGAGCCCCCAAAAGTCATGCCTAAAAAACCAAAGAAATCTATCGATGGCAGCCCAAAGAGAGAAACCAACAAAGAGACTGTTAAAATTTCCAAACCATCAAGTGTTGTTGTTAAAACTGATCCTACAATTACCACTACTGCTGAGAAATCTGTTACCAAGGAGACAAAGGAGGAACCAAAAGTGGAGGAACCAAAGAAAGAGGAGAAGAAGCCGGACACTATTTCATCGAGTTTCTTTGATGATGATTCTGAGCTACCAGTGTACGGATTGAGAAGGAAGGCACGGTCATCACGGTCATCACAACAATCTGTAACTGAAACTGAAACAACAGAATCGCCAAAAAGTGAGGAAAAGCCGAAGATTGATAGTGGATCGAAAGTATCGCCAAAAAGTGAGGAAAAGCCAAAGATTGGTGGTGGATTATTTGATGATGACTCATCTGACTTACCTCCATTTGGACTGAGGAGAAAGAGACGAGATAAGACTAACGATGGCGGGCTGTTTGACGATCCTGTTGAACCACCTCGTTATGGCCGACAAACTAAGGCTGCAAGAGAACGGGAGGAGCTTGATTCTGCTGCAGACTCACTATTTGCTGATGTCGATAAAGAAGTGGGTATGTCTGAAGCCGAAGCGGAAGTGTCAAAGGTCACCACCACCGAGGATAAAACACAACTTGAAAAAGAGAGCGAAAAACGAGAGAAAGACAAGGAGGCTACAAAGGATAAATCACCTGACCTCTTTGAAGATGACAAAATTGATGGTACTACTAAAGAGGAGGTCGTTATCATATCACCTGAAGTTGAAATCAGAGAGCCTACCCCCGACAAAGAAGCTGACAAAGAAGCTGACAAAGAGGTGACGATAGAGCCTCCAAAAGAAACCAAAACTGATGACAAGAAGGTGTCCAGGAGAGACAGGTCTGCCACTGAACTAGGCACTTCTGCTACTACTGGTAAAGCCGGGAAAACCGTGGTCGATAAAAAATCAGGCAAACCAGAGCCCTCATGGATGGCCGATCTCAAGAAGAAACGGGAGAGTGGGGAGAAATCTACTTCTACAACAGTCAAAAAGACTACCAGCACTAAGCTAGCTTCTTCCGCAGCTGCTAAGGATGATGAGGAAGTACCTGAGTGGCAGAAACGTGTATTTGAGAGGAGAAAGAACAGAGCGGCCGCCGCTTCCTCGCCTAAAACTACCGGGAGGCTATCGGCTAAAACTGAAACAACCACTTCGACACGATCTGCTACGAAATCACCCACTGCTGGTCGCAAGTCTCCCAACACCAGCCGAAAATCGCCCGTTCCTGGTAAAAAGAGTGAACAAAAATCGACGGCAGGAACAGAAAGAAAAAGTCGTTTCGATCGTGACAAAGATGATCGTGGCTTTAGCCAATCAGTGGATGTTACCAGCTCTCgtaaaacaacaacaaaaactaGTGTTTCGTTGAAAACCTCAAGCACCAAAGAAGTTAAACCCACAGAGCCAAAAGAAGAAACTGATTCACCCAAACCTAAACTTTCCAAGAAGCCAAGCATTGAGGTAGTCTCAAAAATAATAAGAGTTTCCTCGTCGAAGTCCCCTCGTGGTTCAACAACCTCGCCTGAGCCAGCTACTCGTAAGGAATCAAAATCGGCAGCAGAGGATGAAGATGAAGTGTTTGTTGAAGGTAAAGCTGCAGTTGAGAAGAAGTCACCTAAGAGGACCTCTTCGCCAAAATTGTCAGTGGATCGGGTATCGAGTGATTCTACCAGTGCAAAGGAGAGCTCAACCACAACTGAGTCTGCCGCTAAAGAGAGTGTTACCAGCGAGAAAGGTACTTgcacaatcatacatgtacatgtacatgtacatgcatgtacttacagttaattacatgtgtacgtacatgtacatgcacactgtgtAACAGTATTTTTTGTGGCTGGTAAACGTCCTTTAAATTATAATCAGTAATTATTCTCTTTCTCTCTAGCCTCTGTAGAAGAAAACTCCACAGAAGCTGACAAGAATCCCTCCAAATCCACATCcagtacctcctctgagcgAGAGAGAGCCCAATCCCCTCCCTTCCGATCACACAGCATATCCCGTTCGCCCACCCCCACCTCCCCCACTGGACCACTCAAACTTAAAACCGACTCGGACATCCCTGAGTGGAAGAAGAAGCTTCTGGAGAAGAAGACAGGTACTACCCCTGTGACCAAGAAGAAAGTCACTACCAGTGTTGCAGCCAAGAAGGAACCAGAGTTGCCAGCCTGGAAGAAGGAGTTACTGGCACGGAAGCAAGCAACATCAACAGAGAgaaaggtacacacacacacacacccacacacacacacgcacgcacacacacccacacacacacacacatacacacacacacatacacgacTGTTAGCCTTTGGCTACCAAAGTTTGGCTCTACTTTGAGTAAAAGCATTACTgtagtttgcagaatctttgcaacacatgaatagTGAGCACTGTGCGTTCCTTATAATTTATGGGAAATGCTCGTATacttaagtagtaaaacagaccacagtgactacacataattattccatatTCCGTTCTGCAAACACCGAActacattgtataataattatataccacaGGCTGTGTTTACATATGTATCTCTTGATTTAGGAAAAAGTTCTTTTTAAAAATTTTTTTAAAATGCATaatataaatgtttgtgtcTTTATCCAGCCTCGGAGTGCCACTGTGGCTGTGAGCAAGCCGTCCTCGTCCTCAACAACCAGGGCCGGCCGCAGGGACAAAGACAAGGCGAAGGAAACACCAGCCTTCATGAAGGAATTTCaaaaaaagaaagaaaaggTGATAAATGTAACGTATTATTAGGGGGGAATACAcgtgcgtacatgtagcatgtaaTGTACCAGGGGGTCCATGGGAGGGGAATTCCCTTCCTCTCCCTTGCTAACACTAGAGCACATGCCAAATTGATATACTTGGACTGAAATATGAGTTGGAGGAGATTGACCGAAATCGAAAGGCTTTACTATTATACTTGTATGAATTGTGCAaaaatttgtgtgtgtgtgtgcccattATTATACAAAGAGTGAAGAAATTCCTAGGGACGATACaaagcacaaacacacattttaatatacatatatatatcacTCTCAATGGCAATTTATGTGTACAATTGTCACCTGTGACTATTATTCTGATAATTTTGATTCAACCTGTCATGTTTTCTCCCCTTGCAGAGTAAATCTTAGCGGTCTACTACTATAGAGGGTTCAGTAAACACATTCTATTTCACGTTACAGTACATTTAGTTTAGCTTCTGTGTTCTCTCTGTCTGTATAGAATCAGTAATATTATATCGATTTTCGTTGTGCAAAAagcgaatataaatgtcagcTGCTGTAATTATGTGCGTGTGGTATCCTGTGTATTTTTTGTATCCTAAAAAAATCATATTCTGACTGTAATAAATTTTGATTAACATTGCTTGAgaatgtagcctcgattacttccttgcggcctggaatcgaggctcaAAAGAGGGGCGGGGctgcaattattattaatgggCGTtcccattaatttttatacacacCTATCACTTGAAGATGGCTGAAGTTAACAGCTTAGAGTTCTTGCTGACTGCAGCCGGTGAGCGTGCATTGAGTGAACATGAGCTCTCAGAGGTCAAGAGGATACTCTATGGTAACCCTGCCAAGTGAGTATGTGCCTGTGGACAATCATCTGGCCGGAGCATAAACCTCACGCTTGCTTTTATAATTTTACTCAGCAAAAGTTTAACTGCCTGCTCCAAGCTAGACGTAAAACTTACATAGTAGATATAACTCAGTAATAACGCTAGGATACTGTGCATTGAAATACTGGTATAAAACCAAAATTCATTTTCGGCTGAGAATTATTGAATTATTCGCCCACTACAGGGAACTAGAGATTCCAGCGGAGGCGTCAGCTGTGGCTGATGGGAAGGATTTTGAGGTGAAAGTGTTTGGCATTGGAGCATCACCTGAGCAGACCAGACCACCACGCAGGGTCAAGGTTGCCGTGGTGCAGAATGCAATCGTTCTACCAACCACCGACCCTATCAAGGATCAGGTGAGAGTCAGTTGAGGAAGAACCTTCGTATGTGCTTATGGTGATTATGTAATGGTGAAAAGTTATTGTGTTCGAAGCTGTGGCATAATCGTTGATGGCTAACTTTGAGTGCTCATAAACTTTCACAGCATTTTGTAGTACTTTAAAAGGCCTAGCTATCTAAACAGCTTGCCACGAAAACACTTTAATGGCATCCATATACAGTGCCAgtacactccacccctcacacacacccctccagATTGCCGCCCTCCACCAGCGAATGCAGGACATCACTCATGCAGCCTACCTGTGTGGCACCAACGTTATCTGTTACCAGGAGGCCTGGAGTAAGTTAGCGtctttcagcagccataacttcagtattactgatccaatttcaacaattttatgttttctgaaagcttagaaagatacctttcaaatgatgtgtttaaaccAAAAATTTggttggggccataatttgtcaattttcggccttggaccatgggctataatccatggtatttggcTGAAATTGGTAAATTCTAAATATGAACATTggtggtaccatttgaaaggtctctttctaagctttcagaaaatcaaaaaaatcgttgaaattggatccacagaattcaagttactgtgcttttaataattattgtattagtACGTAGCATTGTAAAAGTAGTTTCGACCTTTGCCCCCACCTGACCCTTGACCCCACTTGGTTGTTTCGCTCACCTACAGCTATGCCTTTCTTTATGTGTACTCGTGAGAAGTTGCCGTGGGGAGagtttgctgagtcagctgaAAATGGACCTACCACTAAACTTGTTCAAGAGGTGTGGTTGTATTCCTATTTATGTAGAGAGTTTGGAAGGTCCATTTCACGGGGTGTAAATTTAATTGATTAAATAGCCTGCTTAGAAATTCTTTGAATCAGTGGTATATAGCTTGAGTAGTTTGGATGGAGCTAGGTCTATAACATGGCGTGTACAGCTGAGAAGATAGTTTGACGAAATAgcaagtgcataattattatatagcattTCTGTACACCACATGCAAGAAATTATTACTGTGTAGTACTGAAGTACTGTGTTGAAGATCTTTACCAGTTCCTCTCCATCTCCAATATTGCAGATGGCCAAGAAGTACAACATGGTGATTGTGTCCCCTATCCTAGAGAGGGACGAGACCCACGGAGGTACAGTATGGAACACAGCCGTGGTGGTGTCCAACTCGGGCAAGGTGATGGGCAAGACAAGGAAGAACCACATTCCTCGTGTCGGAGATTTCAATGAGGTGATAACGAGACTGAGGGCGGCTAACgtatttatattattatttgtcTGTCCACTCTACAGTCTACCTACTACTTGGAAGGTAACACAGGACACAAGGTCTTTCACACACAGTTTGGTGAGTGTTACTG contains these protein-coding regions:
- the LOC135340489 gene encoding nucleolar protein dao-5-like isoform X2, with product MLAFFKVREQEILENQALKDRAALSQSKGLQTRRLPKNYVSKVPVDYADRRRAQSYTALSTALSSEGTDGGSTPEISEEERKQRILSRSGISQGSNPLAALGNILKRKNSLRGSKSPKSPKKDKKTDSPRSTPKMKKKDSLGTPDAASVSKGFFGSLRRSGSRNSGRKKGKFDSVSATASANVSTEDLRADNASVLSMPIHPSPRRLEDPVTTSTPIKKPNYEREADSPTTPQHTTIATKTPLNDRSFASPDNHRNSSLFREPSVEKLFDSDSSNLFGSSELAAFFMKEKESTPERSIPESKKEESKEVEAPPTSKVEVKASILRQPESKSNIRSRLHAYERASTSDSTSKPPPLVEEGSKDEQKEVKQGTKDEKKESVNKDTILKESAKPVPRGSKGKKDDIKKEPTNKVSDLFDDLEDDDLFGPTKTPTSPSSKPSAQSDLDKKKASLFEDELFQDDAPKSKPPPVKKEPPKVMPKKPKKSIDGSPKRETNKETVKISKPSSVVVKTDPTITTTAEKSVTKETKEEPKVEEPKKEEKKPDTISSSFFDDDSELPVYGLRRKARSSRSSQQSVTETETTESPKSEEKPKIDSGSKVSPKSEEKPKIGGGLFDDDSSDLPPFGLRRKRRDKTNDGGLFDDPVEPPRYGRQTKAAREREELDSAADSLFADVDKEVGMSEAEAEVSKVTTTEDKTQLEKESEKREKDKEATKDKSPDLFEDDKIDGTTKEEVVIISPEVEIREPTPDKEADKEADKEVTIEPPKETKTDDKKVSRRDRSATELGTSATTGKAGKTVVDKKSGKPEPSWMADLKKKRESGEKSTSTTVKKTTSTKLASSAAAKDDEEVPEWQKRVFERRKNRAAAASSPKTTGRLSAKTETTTSTRSATKSPTAGRKSPNTSRKSPVPGKKSEQKSTAGTERKSRFDRDKDDRGFSQSVDVTSSRKTTTKTSVSLKTSSTKEVKPTEPKEETDSPKPKLSKKPSIEVVSKIIRVSSSKSPRGSTTSPEPATRKESKSAAEDEDEVFVEGKAAVEKKSPKRTSSPKLSVDRVSSDSTSAKESSTTTESAAKESVTSEKASVEENSTEADKNPSKSTSSTSSERERAQSPPFRSHSISRSPTPTSPTGPLKLKTDSDIPEWKKKLLEKKTGTTPVTKKKVTTSVAAKKEPELPAWKKELLARKQATSTERKPRSATVAVSKPSSSSTTRAGRRDKDKAKETPAFMKEFQKKKEKSKS
- the LOC135340489 gene encoding nucleolar protein dao-5-like isoform X1 codes for the protein MSQVGKHHSEEKVNGDVSSPSKVPKMEGSPEERLAKVKDFFGRGGPKPPPPKPKPKKFPPVHQSENTNEGKDTPPYSPLSPGMEDPGSIVLDMESLSQLSTIMEIDLDAVVREQEILENQALKDRAALSQSKGLQTRRLPKNYVSKVPVDYADRRRAQSYTALSTALSSEGTDGGSTPEISEEERKQRILSRSGISQGSNPLAALGNILKRKNSLRGSKSPKSPKKDKKTDSPRSTPKMKKKDSLGTPDAASVSKGFFGSLRRSGSRNSGRKKGKFDSVSATASANVSTEDLRADNASVLSMPIHPSPRRLEDPVTTSTPIKKPNYEREADSPTTPQHTTIATKTPLNDRSFASPDNHRNSSLFREPSVEKLFDSDSSNLFGSSELAAFFMKEKESTPERSIPESKKEESKEVEAPPTSKVEVKASILRQPESKSNIRSRLHAYERASTSDSTSKPPPLVEEGSKDEQKEVKQGTKDEKKESVNKDTILKESAKPVPRGSKGKKDDIKKEPTNKVSDLFDDLEDDDLFGPTKTPTSPSSKPSAQSDLDKKKASLFEDELFQDDAPKSKPPPVKKEPPKVMPKKPKKSIDGSPKRETNKETVKISKPSSVVVKTDPTITTTAEKSVTKETKEEPKVEEPKKEEKKPDTISSSFFDDDSELPVYGLRRKARSSRSSQQSVTETETTESPKSEEKPKIDSGSKVSPKSEEKPKIGGGLFDDDSSDLPPFGLRRKRRDKTNDGGLFDDPVEPPRYGRQTKAAREREELDSAADSLFADVDKEVGMSEAEAEVSKVTTTEDKTQLEKESEKREKDKEATKDKSPDLFEDDKIDGTTKEEVVIISPEVEIREPTPDKEADKEADKEVTIEPPKETKTDDKKVSRRDRSATELGTSATTGKAGKTVVDKKSGKPEPSWMADLKKKRESGEKSTSTTVKKTTSTKLASSAAAKDDEEVPEWQKRVFERRKNRAAAASSPKTTGRLSAKTETTTSTRSATKSPTAGRKSPNTSRKSPVPGKKSEQKSTAGTERKSRFDRDKDDRGFSQSVDVTSSRKTTTKTSVSLKTSSTKEVKPTEPKEETDSPKPKLSKKPSIEVVSKIIRVSSSKSPRGSTTSPEPATRKESKSAAEDEDEVFVEGKAAVEKKSPKRTSSPKLSVDRVSSDSTSAKESSTTTESAAKESVTSEKASVEENSTEADKNPSKSTSSTSSERERAQSPPFRSHSISRSPTPTSPTGPLKLKTDSDIPEWKKKLLEKKTGTTPVTKKKVTTSVAAKKEPELPAWKKELLARKQATSTERKPRSATVAVSKPSSSSTTRAGRRDKDKAKETPAFMKEFQKKKEKSKS
- the LOC135340493 gene encoding beta-ureidopropionase-like; protein product: MAEVNSLEFLLTAAGERALSEHELSEVKRILYGNPAKELEIPAEASAVADGKDFEVKVFGIGASPEQTRPPRRVKVAVVQNAIVLPTTDPIKDQIAALHQRMQDITHAAYLCGTNVICYQEAWTMPFFMCTREKLPWGEFAESAENGPTTKLVQEMAKKYNMVIVSPILERDETHGGTVWNTAVVVSNSGKVMGKTRKNHIPRVGDFNESTYYLEGNTGHKVFHTQFGRIAINICYGRHHPLNWCAYGLNGAEIVFNPSATVGALSEPMWPIEARNAAIANTYFVGANNRVGTEVFPNEFTSGDGKPAHKDFGHFYGSSYVAAPDGSRTPGLSRVRDGVLICEVDLNLIQQIKDKWCLQMTMRPELYAQALADYTKPDFKPQAVYEPTD